The proteins below are encoded in one region of Lactuca sativa cultivar Salinas chromosome 3, Lsat_Salinas_v11, whole genome shotgun sequence:
- the LOC111886504 gene encoding uncharacterized protein LOC111886504 produces MENLSKLEFVALNISGKNYLSWILDAEIHLDAMGLGNTIKDVNPLNEASSQDKAKVMIFLRHHPDEGLKAEYLTVKDPADLWNNLKERYDHQKTVILPRARFDWLHLRLQDFKSVSEYNSAMFKITSQLKLCGETITDEDMLEKTFSTFHATNMLLQQQYREKGFKKYCELISCLLVAEQNNELLMKNHQSRPTGSSPFPEVNATSSNYNGRGSNRGRGRGRGQGRGRSGGRHNNGPNNNNSNISNHHKWESNKNPHPNDKSGQG; encoded by the coding sequence ATGGAAAACCTTAGCAAACTTGAGTTTGTGGCTCTTAACATTAGTGGAAAAAATTATTTATCATGGATCCTTGATGCTGAAATCCACCTTGATGCTATGGGTCTTGGAAACACCATAAAGGATGTAAATCCTTTAAATGAAGCATCAAGCCAAGATAAGGCTAAGGTGATGATTTTCCTTCGCCACCATCCCGATGAAGGATTAAAAGCTGAGTATCTCACTGTCAAAGATCCAGCTGATCTTTGGAATAATCTGAAAGAGAGGTATGATCATCAAAAAACGGTGATACTTCCTAGAGCTCGTTTTGATTGGTTACACCTTCGGCTACAAGATTTTAAATCTGTGAGTGAGTATAATTCAGCCATGTTCAAAATTACTTCCCAACTAAAACTATGTGGTGAGACTATAACTGATGAAGACATGCTAGAGAAAACCTTCTCTACTTTTCATGCCACTAATATGCTCCTGCAGCAGCAATATCGTGAGAAAGGTTTTAAAAAATATTGTGAATTAATCTCATGTCTTCTTGTGGCTGAACAAAATAATGAGCTCTTAATGAAAAATCACCAATCACGTCCGACCGGTTCTAGTCCATTCCCTGAAGTGAATGCGACATCATCTAATTATAACGGTCGTGGGTCTAACCGTGGTCGTGGCCGTGGTCGTGGTCAAGGTCGTGGACGTAGTGGAGGCCGTCATAATAATGGTCCCaacaataataatagtaatataaGTAACCACCATAAGTGGGAAAGTAACAAAAACCCACACCCTAATGATAAAAGTGGTCAAGGCTAA
- the LOC111886477 gene encoding GDT1-like protein 1, chloroplastic has protein sequence MRSMTTLCSSESVLMMRRMASFSTQSTSAKPLEFFRCFLDSNVSSLHTSQLRLFSSRQHCIKLHDRRLRQCQHSKSQMNVLHSDDEDATKLTHNVEDWECSTSNKSYSRYKLTPKTSLPFKDFSLDNTSWNSCLKFMLFCGILSLQDSQNAFAVGSDVANLMQSNSFFGDLSDLSTGFASAFLLIFFSELGDKTFFIAALLAARNSAAVVFLGTFGALGIMTIISVVLGRTFHYVDEILPFRFGDMDLPLDDIAAALLLVYFGVSTLVDASSGDGLKAEEEQKEAEIAVSEVLGNGAGILAAASTIISTFLLVFVAEWGDKSFFSTIALAAASSPLGVIGGALAGHGLATLLAVLGGSLLGSFLSEKVIAYVGGVLFLVFAAVTVVEIVS, from the exons ATGCGAAGCATGACGACTCTCTGTTCATCAGAGAGCGTgttgatgatgaggaggatggcGTCCTTTTCGACTCAATCAACTTCTGCTAAACCTTTGGAATTCTTTAGATGTTTTCTCGATTCTAATGTTTCGTCTCTTCACACTTCTCAACTTCGCCTTTTCTCCTCGAg GCAACATTGCATCAAACTACATGACAGGCGATTGAGGCAATGTCAGCACTCAAAATCCCAAATGAAT GTACTTCATTCTGATGATGAAGATGCAACAAAACTAACCCACAATGTAGAGGATTGGGAATGCAGTACTTCAAACAAATCATATTCAAGATATAAGTTAACACCAAAAACATCACTTCCTTTCAAGGATTTCTCACTTGATAATACATCATGGAACAGCTGCCTAAAGTTCATGCTGTTTTGCGGGATTTTAAGTCTTCAAGATTCTCAAAACGCATTTGCTGTTGGTTCAGATGTTGCTAATCTAATGCAGTCTAATTCGTTTTTTGGAGACCTCAGTGATTTAAGCACAGGTTTTGCTTCA gCATTCTTGCTGATATTCTTCTCTGAGTTGGGGGACAAAACCTTCTTCATTGCT GCACTTTTAGCAGCTCGGAACTCTGCTGCAGTTGTCTTCTTGGGGACATTTGGTGCACTTGG GATAATGACTATCATATCCGTTGTTCTTGGGCGAACTTTTCACTATGTAGATGAAATCCTTCCCTTCAG ATTCGGTGACATGGACCTTCCTCTTGATGATATTGCTGCAGCATTGCTTCTG GTTTATTTTGGTGTTTCAACTTTGGTTGATGCTTCTTCTGGTGATGGGCTTAAAGCTGAAGAAGAACAGAAGGAG GCTGAGATAGCTGTATCTGAAGTTTTGGGAAATGGTGCTGGGATTCTGGCTGCAGCTAGCACAATCATTAGCACTTTTCTTTTAGTGTTTGTAGCTGAATGGGGTGATAAATCATTTTTCTCTACAATTG CTCTTGCTGCTGCCTCCTCACCTCTTGGAGTCATTGGTGGGGCCCTAGCTGGTCATGGACTTGCAACTCTG CTGGCTGTTCTTGGAGGGTCATTACTGGGAAGTTTCTTATCTGAAAAG GTGATTGCATACGTTGGAGGTGTTCTTTTCCTTGTGTTTGCAGCAGTGACAGTGGTTGAAATTGTGAGTTAG